A single window of Flavobacterium sp. 140616W15 DNA harbors:
- the rplI gene encoding 50S ribosomal protein L9, with product MELILKQDVQNLGFKDDVVSVKAGYGRNFLIPQGFATLATPSAKKVLAENLKQRAHKEAKIVDDAKKIAEALKALEIKIFAKAGGEKLFGSITNIDIAEALEKAGNSIERKFITSGIVKRTGKYAASIRLHRDVVVELPYEIVAEK from the coding sequence ATGGAACTTATTTTAAAACAAGACGTACAGAATCTAGGATTTAAAGATGATGTAGTATCTGTAAAAGCGGGTTACGGTCGTAACTTTTTAATTCCTCAAGGTTTTGCTACTTTAGCAACTCCTTCTGCAAAAAAAGTATTGGCTGAAAACCTAAAACAAAGAGCACACAAAGAGGCTAAGATTGTTGATGACGCTAAGAAAATAGCAGAAGCATTGAAAGCTCTTGAAATTAAAATTTTCGCAAAAGCTGGTGGAGAGAAACTTTTTGGTTCTATCACTAACATAGATATTGCTGAAGCTTTGGAAAAAGCGGGTAACTCTATCGAAAGAAAATTTATTACTAGCGGTATCGTAAAACGTACTGGTAAATATGCTGCAAGCATTAGATTACACAGAGATGTTGTAGTTGAATTACCATACGAAATTGTTGCTGAAAAGTAA
- a CDS encoding helix-turn-helix domain-containing protein: protein MQAKKSLNANLILKRLKKALQINTDIDLSKLLNIKPNTISTWKKRDTLDYSAIISICNLHEIDLNKILSEKSYNEKVNNIIVNNTPLIKRELQFEYCLGNEDLLSSLPQYHFPFIQSKISRAFEIVSNNMNPTINANSFVVCEITDIKSIEENAIAVIISKTKGLIINRVINNSPLENNFTLSNDNTFFRNTTIDSDDIKEIWAVKNILIRI from the coding sequence ATGCAAGCGAAAAAATCACTAAATGCGAATTTAATCTTAAAAAGATTAAAAAAGGCATTACAAATAAATACTGATATTGATCTATCTAAACTACTGAATATCAAACCAAATACTATCTCTACATGGAAAAAAAGAGATACTTTAGATTATAGTGCAATAATCTCAATTTGCAATCTTCACGAAATCGACCTAAATAAAATACTCTCAGAAAAAAGCTACAACGAAAAAGTTAATAATATAATCGTAAACAATACTCCTTTAATAAAAAGAGAGCTTCAATTTGAATATTGTCTTGGAAATGAAGATTTATTAAGCAGTTTACCTCAATATCATTTTCCTTTTATACAAAGCAAAATCTCCAGGGCATTTGAGATAGTAAGCAATAACATGAACCCAACTATAAATGCAAATTCTTTTGTAGTATGTGAAATTACAGATATAAAATCTATTGAAGAAAATGCCATCGCAGTAATAATAAGCAAAACAAAAGGACTAATTATTAATAGAGTAATTAATAATAGTCCTTTGGAAAATAATTTTACTTTAAGCAACGATAATACTTTTTTCAGAAATACAACTATTGATTCTGATGACATTAAAGAAATATGGGCTGTAAAAAATATACTAATTAGAATATAA
- the rpsR gene encoding 30S ribosomal protein S18, translated as MSTIEQSAKGKKDGDIRYLTPLNIETNKTKKYCRFKKSGIKYIDYKDADFLLKFVNEQGKILPRRLTGTSLKYQRKVSVAVKRARHLALMPYVADLLK; from the coding sequence ATGTCTACAATAGAGCAATCAGCAAAAGGAAAAAAAGACGGAGATATCAGATATTTAACGCCTTTAAACATCGAAACTAACAAAACTAAAAAGTATTGTCGTTTCAAAAAATCAGGAATCAAATATATCGATTATAAAGATGCAGATTTCTTATTGAAATTCGTTAATGAGCAAGGAAAAATTCTTCCTCGTCGTTTAACAGGAACTTCTTTAAAATACCAAAGAAAAGTGTCTGTAGCAGTTAAGAGAGCTCGTCACTTAGCTTTAATGCCATACGTGGCCGATTTATTAAAATAA
- a CDS encoding LytTR family DNA-binding domain-containing protein: protein MKLNCVVVDDSSIQRTIISKLVNNHTNLHLVGDFSNAIEARSCISLNNIDLIFLDIEMPVINGFDFLDGLKTKPQIIFITSKAEYALKAFDYDATDYLQKPIAIDRFNASVKRALDLYALRTDVKEDEGEHIFIKSNLKKLKIFTAKIKWIEAFGDYVRVVTEDDSNLVLSTMKSFENDLSKEKFIRVHKSYIINIDKVERFNSKFAEIGITKIPLSRNKKEDLVRALSITH, encoded by the coding sequence ATGAAACTAAATTGTGTTGTAGTAGACGATAGTTCTATCCAAAGAACCATCATCTCAAAGTTAGTCAATAATCATACGAATTTACACTTGGTTGGAGATTTTTCTAATGCAATCGAAGCTCGAAGCTGTATCTCTTTAAATAATATTGATTTGATATTTTTAGATATCGAAATGCCTGTTATAAATGGTTTTGATTTTTTAGATGGCCTAAAAACAAAGCCCCAAATAATCTTTATTACCTCTAAGGCCGAATATGCTTTAAAGGCTTTTGATTACGATGCTACCGACTATCTCCAAAAACCAATAGCCATAGACCGCTTTAATGCTTCTGTTAAAAGAGCATTAGACTTATATGCCTTACGAACCGATGTAAAAGAAGATGAAGGCGAGCATATTTTTATCAAAAGCAACCTCAAAAAACTTAAAATTTTCACTGCAAAAATTAAGTGGATTGAAGCTTTTGGCGACTATGTAAGAGTAGTAACCGAAGACGATAGTAACTTAGTTCTTTCAACAATGAAATCTTTTGAAAATGATTTATCAAAAGAAAAATTCATTCGCGTACACAAGTCATATATTATAAATATTGACAAAGTAGAACGCTTTAATAGTAAGTTTGCCGAAATCGGTATTACAAAAATTCCATTAAGTCGAAATAAAAAAGAAGACTTAGTTCGCGCATTATCAATAACTCATTAA
- the priA gene encoding primosomal protein N', translated as MHFVQVILPLSLAKTFTYRISEVEFNFIKKGMRVAVPFGKSKMYTALVLETHQNEPTLYEAKEIHQILDERPIATEIQIKHWLWIASYYMCAIGDVYRGAFPSGLLLESETVITHKAGVFVDETTLTDEEYLVYEALQHQSSLKVQDIVAVLNKKNVFPILQKLIDKDIVILEQEIQESYKPKLVRYVKLHSKYDSNQGLNELLEVLKNAAKQKEIVLAYFQLSAVEKKPITVKKLVEASQSSSAVVKALIEKEIFEEYFLQQDRINFTGKSTEKELQLSSVQQTAFEEIKNSFIEKEVCLLHGVTSSGKTEIYIKLIEEYLATGRQILYLLPEIALTTQLVTRLRVHFGNKVAVFHSKYSNNERVEVWEQTLSNVENAQIIIGARSALFLPFANLGLLIVDEEHEQTFKQVDPAPRYHARDAAIVLANFHKAKVLLGSATPSLETYFNAQSQKYGLVTVTERYNNVRMPDITLVDLKDKYFRKRMTGHFSDVLTEAISEAITLGEQVILFQNRRGYSPIIECITCGHVPQCQQCDVSLTFHKHKNQLRCHYCGYSMAKPTNCHSCSSIDLTTKGFGTEQIEQELLALFPNAKTGRMDQDTTRGKFGFEKIIDSFKNREIDILVGTQMLAKGLDFDNVSLVGIMNADNMLFHPDFRAFERSFQMMMQVSGRAGRSEKQGKVVIQTYNPNHNTIQQVTNNDYAGMYREQLYDRLIYRYPPYFRIIKLTLKHRDFDRLKEGSMWLYQVLSQNLNMPVLGPEEPAISRIRNEYIRTILIKIPQEMPLGGTKKTIQKILNSFEAVAQYRAIKVIINVDFY; from the coding sequence ATGCATTTTGTACAAGTCATTTTACCACTTTCATTAGCTAAAACGTTTACGTATCGTATTTCTGAAGTGGAGTTTAATTTCATTAAGAAAGGAATGCGGGTTGCTGTGCCTTTTGGTAAAAGTAAAATGTATACAGCATTGGTACTCGAAACACATCAGAATGAACCAACGTTGTATGAGGCCAAAGAGATTCACCAAATTCTTGACGAAAGACCAATTGCTACCGAAATTCAAATAAAACATTGGCTTTGGATTGCATCCTATTATATGTGCGCCATTGGTGATGTATATCGAGGAGCATTCCCAAGTGGTTTATTATTAGAAAGTGAAACGGTAATTACACATAAGGCAGGTGTTTTTGTAGATGAAACTACTTTAACCGATGAAGAATATTTAGTTTATGAAGCATTACAGCATCAGAGTTCGCTCAAGGTTCAGGATATTGTTGCTGTTTTAAATAAAAAAAATGTTTTCCCTATTCTTCAAAAATTAATAGATAAAGATATTGTTATTCTTGAACAGGAAATACAAGAAAGTTATAAGCCAAAGCTAGTTCGCTATGTAAAGTTACATAGCAAATATGATTCAAATCAAGGGTTAAATGAGTTGTTGGAGGTGCTTAAAAATGCAGCGAAACAAAAAGAAATTGTTTTGGCATATTTTCAACTGAGTGCAGTCGAGAAGAAACCAATTACGGTTAAGAAACTCGTTGAAGCATCGCAATCATCATCGGCGGTTGTAAAAGCGTTAATTGAGAAAGAGATTTTTGAAGAGTATTTTTTACAGCAAGACCGAATTAATTTTACAGGTAAAAGCACAGAAAAAGAACTGCAATTAAGTTCGGTTCAGCAAACTGCTTTCGAGGAAATTAAAAATAGCTTTATTGAAAAAGAGGTTTGTTTACTTCATGGAGTAACTTCTAGTGGTAAAACGGAGATTTATATTAAACTTATAGAAGAGTATTTAGCAACAGGAAGGCAAATTTTATATTTGTTGCCTGAAATTGCGCTAACAACACAATTGGTTACTAGATTGCGAGTTCATTTTGGGAATAAGGTGGCTGTTTTTCATTCTAAATACAGCAATAATGAGCGAGTTGAGGTTTGGGAACAGACTTTGTCGAATGTAGAAAATGCTCAAATAATAATAGGGGCGAGGTCGGCTTTGTTTTTGCCATTTGCAAATTTGGGTTTGCTTATTGTTGATGAAGAGCATGAGCAGACTTTTAAACAAGTAGACCCGGCTCCACGCTACCATGCACGCGATGCAGCAATTGTTTTGGCGAATTTTCATAAAGCCAAGGTGCTTTTGGGATCAGCAACTCCAAGTTTAGAGACTTATTTTAATGCGCAATCACAGAAATATGGATTGGTAACAGTTACTGAGCGTTATAATAATGTTCGAATGCCAGATATTACGTTGGTTGATTTAAAAGATAAGTATTTTAGAAAACGCATGACTGGGCATTTTAGTGATGTTTTAACTGAAGCAATTTCAGAAGCGATAACTTTAGGTGAGCAAGTTATATTGTTTCAAAACAGACGAGGATATTCACCTATTATAGAATGTATCACTTGTGGGCATGTGCCGCAATGCCAGCAGTGCGATGTGAGTCTTACTTTTCATAAACATAAAAATCAACTGCGTTGTCATTATTGTGGATATAGTATGGCAAAGCCAACAAACTGTCATAGTTGTTCTAGTATTGATTTAACTACCAAAGGATTTGGTACAGAACAAATTGAGCAGGAGTTGCTTGCACTTTTTCCAAATGCCAAAACAGGTAGAATGGATCAAGATACAACACGAGGTAAGTTTGGATTTGAGAAAATCATTGATAGTTTTAAAAATCGTGAGATAGATATTTTGGTTGGAACACAAATGCTTGCTAAAGGATTGGATTTTGATAATGTAAGTTTGGTAGGGATTATGAATGCCGATAATATGTTGTTTCATCCAGATTTTAGAGCTTTCGAGCGTAGTTTTCAAATGATGATGCAGGTTTCTGGGCGTGCAGGGCGTTCAGAGAAACAAGGTAAAGTTGTGATTCAGACTTATAATCCTAATCATAACACAATACAGCAGGTTACTAATAATGACTATGCAGGAATGTATAGGGAGCAATTATACGATAGATTAATTTATAGGTACCCACCTTATTTTAGGATAATTAAGTTAACGCTTAAGCATCGTGATTTTGATAGATTAAAAGAAGGTTCTATGTGGTTGTATCAAGTTTTGAGTCAGAATTTGAATATGCCAGTGCTAGGACCAGAGGAGCCTGCTATTAGTCGAATTAGAAATGAGTATATCCGAACAATTTTAATCAAAATACCACAAGAAATGCCTTTGGGAGGTACAAAAAAAACTATTCAGAAAATTCTGAATAGTTTTGAGGCTGTTGCGCAATATAGAGCGATAAAAGTAATTATAAATGTAGACTTTTATTAA
- the rpsF gene encoding 30S ribosomal protein S6, which yields MNHYETVFILNPVLSEVQVKETVTKFEEFLTSRGAEMVSKEDWGLKKMAYEIQNKKSGFYHLFEFKVAGEVLIAFETEFRRDERVMRFLTVSLDKHAISWAERRRTKLKSTKA from the coding sequence ATGAATCATTATGAAACTGTTTTCATTTTAAATCCCGTTTTATCTGAGGTTCAGGTGAAGGAAACAGTAACGAAATTTGAAGAATTTCTTACTAGTAGAGGAGCTGAAATGGTATCAAAAGAGGATTGGGGCCTAAAGAAAATGGCTTACGAAATCCAAAACAAAAAAAGTGGTTTTTATCACTTATTTGAGTTCAAAGTAGCAGGAGAAGTTCTAATTGCTTTTGAAACTGAATTTAGACGTGACGAGAGAGTTATGCGTTTCTTAACTGTAAGTTTAGATAAACACGCTATTTCTTGGGCTGAGAGAAGAAGAACAAAATTAAAATCTACAAAAGCTTAA
- a CDS encoding DUF6495 family protein — MKYARLTKEQFDELNAEFASFLGTQAIDKAEWDSIKINKPEVAEQELDVFSDLIWEGVLSRAEFLEHFSKNHIFLFQCFDTHVQSIVLKSLVPETDFLTKEGLQWLSDNMFTETIEMKVGKKVFTDDRNASIFELIQQGAFLSDGQLFKQINTIIES, encoded by the coding sequence ATGAAATACGCAAGATTAACAAAAGAACAATTTGATGAATTAAATGCTGAATTTGCAAGCTTTTTAGGAACGCAGGCAATTGATAAGGCAGAGTGGGATTCGATCAAAATAAACAAGCCAGAGGTAGCTGAGCAAGAGCTAGATGTGTTTTCGGATTTAATTTGGGAAGGAGTTCTTTCTAGAGCTGAATTTTTAGAGCATTTTTCTAAAAATCATATTTTCCTGTTTCAATGTTTTGATACACATGTTCAATCTATAGTTTTGAAATCATTAGTCCCAGAAACGGATTTCTTAACTAAAGAAGGTTTACAATGGTTAAGCGATAATATGTTTACTGAAACTATTGAGATGAAAGTTGGTAAAAAAGTTTTTACTGATGATCGTAATGCTTCTATTTTTGAATTAATTCAACAAGGTGCATTCCTGAGCGATGGGCAATTGTTTAAACAAATAAATACGATTATAGAATCGTAA